The region ATGGCGTTGTCCAGAGGCTTCAATGGGACGTCCTTGTGAAGCCTTGAGAGCCTCTGCATGTTCTCCCTATAAGAGGGCTCATGAAGAACCTCTTTAACAGTTTTAAGAAAGGAGTCCTTATCCACTGTGGCAAAGTCTACATTCTTGGCTACACCCTTTACTCTCATATTTAAAAGATTACTATGCTGGTCAAAAATCAGCCCAAATCCAATGATTGGCACCCCGTGGTAGATGGCTTCTTGAATTCCATTGGTTCCTCCATGTGTCACAAAGGCTCTGGTTTTAGGATGACCCAAAAGATCATTCTGAGGAATCCAGTCCATCATTAAGGTGTTGTTCCCCAGTGCAGATGGTCTCTTTCCTTTGTACCTCCAGATGATCTTCTGTGGAAGTTCTgcaaaagcttcagcaattgcCTCAGCCACATCATCAGGAAGCTGACCAAAGAGAGTGCCCAGAGACATAATGATGACACCATGCTCAACAGAGCTCTGTACAAAGTCCTCAAGGTCTTGTAGAAGAGGCTTTGATGGCTTGCACTGAAAACCTCCAATGTAGACAATGTTTGGCATAGTGGGACGTGggaattcaaaaataaaatcagcTCTATGGAGCCACAGATCAGCACCCTGAAGTAAAGAAAAGTAGGATGTTCCTGGGCCAATGAAACGTTTACAAAGTGCATTATAATTTGGAGTAATCATTATAGCTAGCTGTATTTCTGGTATGATGTACATCACAACATTCTTCACTCTTTCCAAGAAAGTCATGCGGTCTGATAACTCCAGCATTGAAGCAGGAATATAAGAAAGTGGTGAAGGAGCTATTACAAAATGAGCCTCGCTGTAAACTGTCCAACGGACATTGAAGACAATGGGCAGTTTGAGATAATGACCCAATAGGACACCTCCAAACATGGCTGGATCTGTTAGAATCAAATCATATTTGGAATCTTTTAAGGACTGCATTAGCTGCTGGTCTTCAAACATGTTGattataatcttgttttctACTTCAAGCATCCCTAAGTAACTTTTCCACATTATTATGTCCAGCTTCAGACGAGCCCAGATTGAACCCTCCCTCATAATTCCCATTAGTCTAGATGTAAATGTCTCAAGTAATTCTTCACTAAATCCTCCTTCAAACTTGAGATTGATTGATGTGTAATGAGGTGAGAATTCTTTGATGTACCAGCTGTCTGCTATCCGAATGACTGTAACTTCGTGTCCTTTGGCATGAAGTGTTTCAACCAAGATGTTCATGTGGATCCAGTGACTGCCAGCCACGGGAAAGACAAGAACCTTCCCACTCCGAACAACTGGGACAGTCGTCAGAAAGAGGGTTAGCATGATTGGACCAAGCACCTGAAAAACCTGTCCATTTATAGTACCTATATCGCAAAGGAGGGAAAGCGATTAAGTAAGTGTTTACTATGTTAAAATACAGTAGCCTATTTGTAAATTTGAATAATTATGGTTAAGGTGCAGTATATCATTCTTGctttcttaaaaaaagaaactatATTGAATCTGAATCTATAGAGGAAAGAGAGGcaaattttagcatttaaaaatatgaaattaattgCATTAACTCCAAAAAACAAACCATTATTGACATCCCTAATTTATACAAGAcccatatttatttgattagGGAAACATTCAAATATTACACAGCAATATAAACATGAATCACAATAATGCATCTTTTCAAGAGAAAGAAATTCTCAcccatcattgtgtattttggAAAATCTACCAGGTTAACTTATGTTGAATGGAGTGCAAGTCATCCAACTACAAGCACAGACTTTGTCCTTGTTTGAAAGTTTATTTAACAATCATTAAATGGAAAGGGGCATTACCTTCAAAGAATTAGTTAATTAGTTACTATTCAATAGGGGCCGGTTGCACCAGCTAAGCTTGTAAGACTAGACTGGACATAAAATCCGTTTAAAGTCCTGCATAGAAATAAAGGTGCAATAGAACATTTTCGGAGAAGCTAGCAATAGCGAGCTAGCTTTCAAATCATAacatcccaccctcccttcagagcacTCTCCAAAGCCATGCcccctccaaaacacatgaaggcACACACAAAGATGCTCTCAGCAAAAGCACCCTTAGTATTGAAAAATGTGTCCtagcaattgtaaaaaaaaaaaaaaaa is a window of Megalobrama amblycephala isolate DHTTF-2021 linkage group LG6, ASM1881202v1, whole genome shotgun sequence DNA encoding:
- the LOC125270713 gene encoding UDP-glucuronosyltransferase 2C1-like isoform X1 codes for the protein MMGTINGQVFQVLGPIMLTLFLTTVPVVRSGKVLVFPVAGSHWIHMNILVETLHAKGHEVTVIRIADSWYIKEFSPHYTSINLKFEGGFSEELLETFTSRLMGIMREGSIWARLKLDIIMWKSYLGMLEVENKIIINMFEDQQLMQSLKDSKYDLILTDPAMFGGVLLGHYLKLPIVFNVRWTVYSEAHFVIAPSPLSYIPASMLELSDRMTFLERVKNVVMYIIPEIQLAIMITPNYNALCKRFIGPGTSYFSLLQGADLWLHRADFIFEFPRPTMPNIVYIGGFQCKPSKPLLQDLEDFVQSSVEHGVIIMSLGTLFGQLPDDVAEAIAEAFAELPQKIIWRYKGKRPSALGNNTLMMDWIPQNDLLGHPKTRAFVTHGGTNGIQEAIYHGVPIIGFGLIFDQHSNLLNMRVKGVAKNVDFATVDKDSFLKTVKEVLHEPSYRENMQRLSRLHKDVPLKPLDNAIFWIEFVMRHKGAAHLHTHSYKMPWYSYHSVDVILFLLSAVSLIILIIYTVIKYFCCRICMRKTKNKLQ
- the LOC125270713 gene encoding UDP-glucuronosyltransferase 2A3-like isoform X2, yielding MMGTINGQVFQVLGPIMLTLFLTTVPVVRSGKVLVFPVAGSHWIHMNILVETLHAKGHEVTVIRIADSWYIKEFSPHYTSINLKFEGGFSEELLETFTSRLMGIMREGSIWARLKLDIIMWKSYLGMLEVENKIIINMFEDQQLMQSLKDSKYDLILTDPAMFGGVLLGHYLKLPIVFNVRWTVYSEAHFVIAPSPLSYIPASMLELSDRMTFLERVKNVVMYIIPEIQLAIMITPNYNALCKRFIGPGTSYFSLLQGADLWLHRADFIFEFPRPTMPNIVYIGGFQCKPSKPLLQDLEDFVQSSVEHGVIIMSLGTLFGQLPDDVAEAIAEAFAELPQKIIWRYKGKRPSALGNNTLMMDWIPQNDLLGHPKTRAFVTHGGTNGIQEAIYHGVPIIGFGLIFDQHSNLLNMRVKGVAKNVDFATVDKDSFLKTVKEVLHEPSYRENMQRLSRLHKDVPLKPLDNAIFWIEFVMRHKEHVQRQRKLEEIWLQN